In Desulforegula conservatrix Mb1Pa, the genomic stretch CAGAAAAAACACAGGACTCTCGCCCAAAGAATATCGAATGCAGTTCAGCAGATTACATGACCAAGTCAGAATATAAAAGACTATATTCCCTTACGTACGAAAAAAATAATATGAATAAAGAGCTGGTCTGGAAAAATTGGACAGCCATTTAAGTGAAAATCTGCTTTATTAGAACATCAAAAAAAAGGAGCAGAAGAATGGCAAAAGGAATCAGAAGAAATCACGGACCAGCATTCAAGGCTAAAGTGGCGTTAGCGGCTTTGAAGGGAGACAAAACCCTCTCGGAATTATCCGATCAGTTTGGTGTGCATTCCAATCAGATATCAGCCTGGAAGAAAGAGCTTGAACAGAATGCCTCAGAACTGTTTGATCGTGGAAAAAGGAATGA encodes the following:
- a CDS encoding helix-turn-helix domain-containing protein translates to MAKGIRRNHGPAFKAKVALAALKGDKTLSELSDQFGVHSNQISAWKKELEQNASELFDRGKRN